In a single window of the Papaver somniferum cultivar HN1 chromosome 8, ASM357369v1, whole genome shotgun sequence genome:
- the LOC113304719 gene encoding protein DETOXIFICATION 56-like isoform X2, with amino-acid sequence MSATPLEENPKEKISTQDQEKATPSSSPYVLLRCPTNLKRTILTELQKQRGICIPLVAMNLTWFLKIAVTTAFLGRLGELQLAGGVLGLTFANVTGFSVLNGLCGAMEPICGQAFGAKNYKLLHKTLLMTTFLLLLATLPISFLWIHVDNILIHFGQQRDISIVAKDYLLFLLPDLFVTSFLCPLRTYLNSQGITIPNMVTSALALALHVPLNIFLSRSKGLQGVAMAVSLTDLFIVIFLVVYVFLTEKRNGERWKGGGWLDQRIHDWVRLVKLSGSCCLTTCLEWWCLEILVLLTGRLPDAKRSVSVLAVVLNFDYLLYSVMLSLATCASTRVSNELGANQAQIAYESAYVSLGVGVFSGFVGGSVMVAARGIWGPIFTPNKGVVAGVKRIMPLMAVVELVNFPVAVIAGIVRGTAKPWLIFVARIDWVKEADKAHKLAAVIEEEISTADWS; translated from the exons ATGTCTGCAACTCCACTAGAAGAAAATCCAAAAGAGAAAATCTCTACTCAAGATCAAGAAAAGGCAACACCTTCATCATCTCCATATGTCCTGCTACGATGTCCAACGAATCTCAAAAGAACCATCCTTACAGAGCTACAAAAACAAAGAGGTATATGTATTCCTTTAGTGGCCATGAATTTAacatggtttttgaaaatagctGTAACAACGGCGTTTCTAGGCCGACTCGGTGAACTCCAACTAGCTGGTGGAGTTCTTGGTTTAACGTTCGCTAATGTTACTGGGTTCTCCGTTTTGAATGGATTATGTGGAGCCATGGAACCTATTTGTGGTCAAGCATTTGGAGCTAAAAACTATAAGCTTCTTCACAAAACCCTTCTGATGACTACCTTTCTTCTCTTACTCGCAACACTTCCTATTTCTTTTTTATGGATTCATGTTGATAACATCTTAATTCACTTTGGCCAACAAAGAGATATATCAATTGTAGCTAAAGATTATCTTCTGTTTCTTCTACCTGACTTGTTTGTTACTTCATTTCTTTGTCCCCTTAGAACCTACTTGAATTCTCAAGGTATAACAATTCCTAACATGGTAACATCTGCTCTAGCCTTAGCTCTTCATGTTCCTCTCAACATCTTCTTATCGAGATCAAAGGGTCTTCAAGGAGTTGCAATGGCTGTTTCGTTAACCGATCTTTTCATTGTGATTTTTCTGGTTGTATATGTTTTCCTGACAGAAAAAAGAAATGGAGAGAGATGGAAAGGAGGAGGTTGGTTGGATCAGAGAATCCATGATTGGGTAAGATTGGTAAAGCTCTCTGGATCATGCTGTCTAACAACTTGTCTTGAATGGTGGTGCCTTGAGATCTTAGTCCTACTAACTGGACGATTACCTGATGCTAAACGATCCGTTTCAGTGTTAGCAGTAGTGTTAAATTTCGATTATCTACTATACTCGGTCATGTTATCACTAGCCACTTGTGCATCGACGCGGGTGTCTAATGAACTCGGAGCAAACCAGGCTCAGATTGCTTATGAATCAGCTTATGTATCTTTGGGTGTTGGTGTCTTTTCTGGTTTCGTTGGTGGTTCTGTAATGGTAGCTGCCAGAGGAATTTGGGGTCCTATATTTACCCCTAATAAAGGAGTTGTAGCAGGTGTGAAAAGAATTATGCCACTTATGGCTGTGGTGGAGCTAGTTAATTTTCCAGTGGCAGTTATCGCAGGTATCGTGCGAGGAACTGCTAAACCTTGGTTAA TTTTTGTTGCGAGGATTGACTGGGTCAAGGAAGCTGATAAAGCACATAAACTTGCTGCTGTCATCGAAGAAGAGATTTCTACTGCAGATTGGAGCTAG
- the LOC113304719 gene encoding protein DETOXIFICATION 56-like isoform X1, which produces MSATPLEENPKEKISTQDQEKATPSSSPYVLLRCPTNLKRTILTELQKQRGICIPLVAMNLTWFLKIAVTTAFLGRLGELQLAGGVLGLTFANVTGFSVLNGLCGAMEPICGQAFGAKNYKLLHKTLLMTTFLLLLATLPISFLWIHVDNILIHFGQQRDISIVAKDYLLFLLPDLFVTSFLCPLRTYLNSQGITIPNMVTSALALALHVPLNIFLSRSKGLQGVAMAVSLTDLFIVIFLVVYVFLTEKRNGERWKGGGWLDQRIHDWVRLVKLSGSCCLTTCLEWWCLEILVLLTGRLPDAKRSVSVLAVVLNFDYLLYSVMLSLATCASTRVSNELGANQAQIAYESAYVSLGVGVFSGFVGGSVMVAARGIWGPIFTPNKGVVAGVKRIMPLMAVVELVNFPVAVIAGIVRGTAKPWLSMYANLGGFYLMTLPLGVILAFKAGMNLSGLLLGFLVGMISCLLLLLVFVARIDWVKEADKAHKLAAVIEEEISTADWS; this is translated from the coding sequence ATGTCTGCAACTCCACTAGAAGAAAATCCAAAAGAGAAAATCTCTACTCAAGATCAAGAAAAGGCAACACCTTCATCATCTCCATATGTCCTGCTACGATGTCCAACGAATCTCAAAAGAACCATCCTTACAGAGCTACAAAAACAAAGAGGTATATGTATTCCTTTAGTGGCCATGAATTTAacatggtttttgaaaatagctGTAACAACGGCGTTTCTAGGCCGACTCGGTGAACTCCAACTAGCTGGTGGAGTTCTTGGTTTAACGTTCGCTAATGTTACTGGGTTCTCCGTTTTGAATGGATTATGTGGAGCCATGGAACCTATTTGTGGTCAAGCATTTGGAGCTAAAAACTATAAGCTTCTTCACAAAACCCTTCTGATGACTACCTTTCTTCTCTTACTCGCAACACTTCCTATTTCTTTTTTATGGATTCATGTTGATAACATCTTAATTCACTTTGGCCAACAAAGAGATATATCAATTGTAGCTAAAGATTATCTTCTGTTTCTTCTACCTGACTTGTTTGTTACTTCATTTCTTTGTCCCCTTAGAACCTACTTGAATTCTCAAGGTATAACAATTCCTAACATGGTAACATCTGCTCTAGCCTTAGCTCTTCATGTTCCTCTCAACATCTTCTTATCGAGATCAAAGGGTCTTCAAGGAGTTGCAATGGCTGTTTCGTTAACCGATCTTTTCATTGTGATTTTTCTGGTTGTATATGTTTTCCTGACAGAAAAAAGAAATGGAGAGAGATGGAAAGGAGGAGGTTGGTTGGATCAGAGAATCCATGATTGGGTAAGATTGGTAAAGCTCTCTGGATCATGCTGTCTAACAACTTGTCTTGAATGGTGGTGCCTTGAGATCTTAGTCCTACTAACTGGACGATTACCTGATGCTAAACGATCCGTTTCAGTGTTAGCAGTAGTGTTAAATTTCGATTATCTACTATACTCGGTCATGTTATCACTAGCCACTTGTGCATCGACGCGGGTGTCTAATGAACTCGGAGCAAACCAGGCTCAGATTGCTTATGAATCAGCTTATGTATCTTTGGGTGTTGGTGTCTTTTCTGGTTTCGTTGGTGGTTCTGTAATGGTAGCTGCCAGAGGAATTTGGGGTCCTATATTTACCCCTAATAAAGGAGTTGTAGCAGGTGTGAAAAGAATTATGCCACTTATGGCTGTGGTGGAGCTAGTTAATTTTCCAGTGGCAGTTATCGCAGGTATCGTGCGAGGAACTGCTAAACCTTGGTTAAGTATGTATGCGAATCTTGGAGGGTTTTACTTGATGACTTTGCCTCTAGGTGTAATCTTGGCTTTCAAAGCTGGGATGAACTTAAGTGGTTTACTGTTGGGATTTTTAGTTGGGATGATTTCTTGTTTGTTGCTGTTGCTAGTTTTTGTTGCGAGGATTGACTGGGTCAAGGAAGCTGATAAAGCACATAAACTTGCTGCTGTCATCGAAGAAGAGATTTCTACTGCAGATTGGAGCTAG
- the LOC113304718 gene encoding brefeldin A-inhibited guanine nucleotide-exchange protein 2-like → MASSEADSRLSLVLTPALEKIIKNASWRKHSKLAHECKSVIDRLSSSSAAANEVKSPSTPHSPTESELNTANIPGPLHDGGPIEFTLSESESILSPLITACGSGFLKIADPALDAIQKLIAHGYIRGEAGPSGGPDSILLSKLMEAVCKCHDLGDEAVELMVLRTLLSAVTSISLRIHGDCLLLIVRTCYDIYLGSKNVVNQTTAKASLIQMLVIVFRRMEADSSTVPVQPIVVAELMTPSEKSDVDGSMTQFVQGFITKIMQDIDVVLNPVAPGKNSGVGGHDGAFETTTVETTNPADLLDSTDKDMLDAKYWEISMYKTALEGRKGELADGEVDKDDDLEIQIGNKLRRDAFLVFRALCKLSMKTPPKEALADPQLMRGKIVALELLKILLENAGAIFRTSDRFLGAIKQYLCLSLLKNSASTLMIVFQLSCSIFISLVSRFRAGLKAEIGVFFPMIVLRVLENVAQPNFPQKMIVLKFLEKLCVDSQILVDIFINYDCDVHSSNIFERMVNGLLKTAQGVPAGSSTSLLPPQEATMKLEAMKCLVAILRSMGDWMNKQLRIPDAHFSKKLETLENGPESGIHSLANGNGSELAEGSDSQSETSSEVSDVSSIEQRRAYKLELQEGISLFNRKPKKGIDFLINAKKVGESPEEIAAFLKSASGLNKTLIGDYIGEREDIPLKVMHAYVDSFEFQGMDFDEAIRVFLQGFRLPGEAQKIDRIMEKFAERFWKCNPNAFTSADTAYVLAYSVILLNTDAHNPMVKKKMSADDFIRNNRGIDDGKDVPEEYLRSLYDRISRNEIKMKEDDLAPQQRQSVNSNSILGLDSILNIVIRKRGQEHLETSDDLIRHMQEQFKEKARKSESIYYAATDVVILRFMIEVCWAPMLAAFSVPLDQSDDEIVIAKCLEGFRYAIHVTAVMSMKTHRDVFITSLAKFTCLHSPADIKQKNIDAIKAIVTIAEEDGNYLQEAWEHILTCVSRFEHLHLLGEGAPPDATFFAVPQNDQEKSKQSKSTMLPVLKKKGPGKIQHAAAAARRGSYDSAGVGGHSSGSVTSEQMSNLVSNLNMLEQVESSEMNRIFARSQRLNSEGIIDFVKALCKVSMDELRSTSDPRVFSLTKIVEIAHYNMNRIRLVWSSIWLVLSDFFVTIGCSENLSIAIFAMDSLRQLAMKFLDREELANYNFQNEFMKPFVVVMRKSSAVEIRELIIRCVSQMVLSRVNNVKSGWKSMFMVFTTAASDNHKNIVLLAFEIIEKIVRDYFPYITETETTTFTDCVNCLIAFTNSRFDKDISLNAISFLRFCAAKLAEGDLGSSRSKDKEGLGKITAASPGKDGKQHSAEFPDHVYFWFPLLAGLSELSFDTRPEVRKSALQVLFDTLRNHGHHFTLPLWERVFDSVLFPIFDYVRHAIDPSGGPLPGDGLEIDTSELDQDAWLYETCTLSLQLVIDLFVKFYGTVNPLLSKVLQLLISFVKRPHQSLAGIGIAAFVRLMSNSGDLFSEDKWLDVVSSLKEAANATLPDFSYVLLDGDNVARISKDSSTTLANGETADSTAADDDLENMRSRRIYQSVNDAKCRAAVQLLLIQAMMEIYNMYRTQLSAQNTVILYEALHSIASHAHKINIDSDLRSKLQELGPMTLMQDPPLLRLENESYQICLTLLQNVARDRPDSEEDIEVETYLIDLCREVLQVYLDTAQPHQQSGLSTSDNKKPRWSIPLGSAKRRELAARAPLVVATLQAICGFREDLFKKNLTNFFPLFSSLISCEHGSGEVQAALGDMLSSSVGPVLLQSC, encoded by the exons ATGGCTTCTTCGGAAGCCGATTCCCGTTTAAGTCTGGTACTAACTCCAGCACTAGAAAAGATTATTAAAAATGCTTCATGGAGAAAACACTCTAAACTGGCTCACGAATGTAAATCTGTAATCGatcgattatcatcatcatcagcagcagcgaATGAGGTTAAATCTCCATCAACACCTCATTCTCCTACTGAATCTGAACTGAATACAGCTAATATACCTGGTCCGTTACATGATGGAGGACCAATTGAATTTACATTATCTGAATCTGAATCGATTCTTAGTCCATTGATTACTGCTTGTGGATCGGGGTTTTTGAAAATTGCTGATCCGGCATTAGATGCGATACAGAAGTTAATAGCTCATGGTTATATTCGTGGTGAAGCTGGTCCAAGTGGTGGTCCAGATTCAATACTTTTATCAAAGTTGATGGAAGCTGTATGTAAATGTCATGATTTAGGTGATGAAGCTGTTGAATTAATGGTATTGAGAACGTTGTTGTCTGCTGTTACTTCGATTTCGTTACGGATCCATGGTGATTGTTTGTTGTTGATTGTGAGAACTTGTTATGATATTTATTTGGGAAGTAAAAATGTTGTGAATCAGACTACGGCAAAAGCGTCTTTGATTCAGATGTTAGTTATTGTGTTTAGAAGAATGGAAGCTGATTCTTCTACTGTACCGGTTCAGCCGATTGTTGTGGCTGAGTTGATGACACCGTCTGAGAAATCTGATGTGGATGGAAGTATGACTCAGTTTGTACAAGGTTTTATTACTAAgattatgcaagatattgatgttGTCTTGAATCCGGTAGCACCTGGGAAGAATTCAGGAGTAGGTGGACATGATGGTGCTTTTGAAACTACCACTGTTGAGACCACGAATCCTGCGGATTTGTTGGATTCAACTGATAAAGATATGTTGGATGCTAAGTATTGGGAAATTAGTATGTATAAGACTGCTTTAGAAGGGAGAAAAGGAGAGTTAGCAGATGGAGAAGTGGATAAAGACGATGATTTGGAAATACAGATTGGTAATAAGTTGAGAAGGGATGCGTTTTTAGTGTTTAGAGCTCTTTGTAAACTATCCATGAAAACACCTCCTAAAGAGGCCTTGGCTGATCCACAATTGATGCGTGGCAAAATTGTTGCTTTGGAATTGCTGAAGATTTTGTTAGAGAATGCTGGAGCTATCTTTAGAACTAGTGACAG GTTCCTAGGAGCTATTAAGCAGTATTTATGTCTATCATTGCTGAAGAACAGCGCGTCCACTCTAATGATTGTTTTCCAGCTTTCTTGCTCCATTTTCATTAGTTTGGTCTCGAGATTTAGAGCTGGACTGAAAGCAGAAATTGGTGTATTTTTTCCTATGATTGTTCTTAGAGTTTTGGAAAATGTTGCTCAGCCTAACTTTCCACAGAAGATGATTGTGCTGAAGTTTCTGGAGAAGCTTTGTGTTGATTCACAGATCTTAGTGGATATATTTATTAACTACGATTGTGATGTTCATTCATCAAATATATTCGAGAG GATGGTTAATGGACTTCTGAAAACGGCTCAAGGTGTACCTGCTGGTTCTTCCACTAGCTTATTGCCACCACAGGAAGCCACCATGAAACTTGAGGCGATGAAGTGCTTAGTGGCAATTTTGAGATCAATGGGTGATTGGATGAACAAACAGTTGCGCATCCCTGATGCTCATTTTTCCAAGAAGTTAGAGACACTAGAGAACGGTCCTGAATCTGGAATTCATTCTCTGGCAAATGGTAATGGTAGTGAGCTTGCTGAAGGATCAGATTCTCAGTCTGAAACCTCCAGTGAGGTCTCTGATGTTTCATCTATTGAGCAGCGTCGGGCATACAAACTAGAGCTTCAG GAAGGTATTTCTCTTTTTAATCGAAAACCTAAAAAGGGTATTGACTTCCTTATCAATGCTAAGAAAGTAGGCGAGTCCCCAGAGGAGATAGCTGCTTTCCTCAAAAGTGCATCTGGTTTGAACAAGACTTTGATTGGTGATTACATAGGAGAGAGAGAAGACATACCTCTAAAAGTGATGCATGCATACGTTGATTCCTTTGAATTTCAAGGAATGGATTTTGACGAGGCAATCAGGGTCTTTCTACAAGGATTTAGGTTGCCTGGTGAAGCACAGAAAATAGATCGCATCATGGAAAAATTTGCTGAGCGCTTCTGGAAATGTAATCCGAATGCTTTTACCAGTGCAGATACTGCATATGTTCTTGCTTACTCGGTGATATTGCTCAACACTGACGCACATAATCCCATGGTTAAGAAAAAG ATGTCAGCTGATGATTTTATAAGGAATAACCGCGGCATAGATGATGGGAAGGATGTACCTGAAGAGTACTTGAGATCCTTATATGATCGCATTTCGAGAAACGAGATTAAGATGAAAGAAGATGATTTGGCTCCTCAGCAGAGGCAGTCTGTGAACTCGAACAGCATATTAGGCTTGGATAGTATTTTGAATATTGTTATCCGTAAGCGAGGCCAAGAGCATTTGGAGACTAGTGATGATCTTATCAGGCATATGCAAGAGCAATTCAAAGAAAAAGCTCGCAAATCTGA GTCAATTTATTATGCAGCAACTGATGTGGTGATTTTGAGATTCATGATCGAGGTCTGCTGGGCTCCTATGTTGGCCGCCTTTAGTGTTCCACTTGATCAAAGTGATGATGAAATAGTGATAGCTAAGTGTCTTGAAGGTTTCCGCTATGCAATACATGTTACTGCTGTGATGTCCATGAAGACTCATAGAGATGTTTTCATTACATCACTTGCAAAATTCACTTGTCTCCACTCACCTGCAGATATCAAGCAGAAAAATATAGATGCAATCAAG GCAATTGTTACCATCGCAGAGGAAGATGGAAATTACTTACAAGAAGCCTGGGAGCATATTTTGACTTGTGTATCCCGTTTTGAACATTTGCATCTTTTAGGAGAGGGTGCTCCTCCAGACGCAACTTTCTTTGCAGTTCCTCAAAATGATCAAGAAAAATCAAAGCAGTCCAAGTCCACAATGCTTCCAGTATTGAAAAAGAAAGGGCCTGGAAAGATTCAGCATGCAGCTGCAGCTGCAAGAAGGGGATCATACGATAGTGCTGGTGTTGGTGGCCACTCTTCTGGATCAGTTACATCTGAACAGATGAGTAATTTAGTTTCTAACTTAAACATGTTGGAACAAGTAGAAAGCTCCGAAATGAATCGCATATTTGCTCGGAGCCAGAGGCTAAACAGTGAGGGAATAATTGATTTTGTCAAAGCTCTCTGTAAGGTGTCCATGGATGAATTGCGGTCTACTTCTGATCCACGAGTTTTCAGCCTTACCAAAATTGTTGAAATTGC CCACTACAACATGAACCGCATCAGACTTGTGTGGTCAAGCATCTGGCTTGTACTATCAGATTTTTTTGTAACCATTGGCTGCTCAGAGAACCTCTCAATTGCTATTTTTGCAATGGATTCATTGCGTCAACTTGCTATGAAGTTCTTAGACAGAGAAGAATTGGCTAATTATAACTTCCAAAATGAGTTCATGAAGCCGTTCGTTGTTGTCATGCGTAAGAGCAGTGCTGTTGAAATCAGAGAATTAATCATCAGATGTGTCTCTCAAATGGTTTTGTCTCGTGTCAACAATGTAAAATCGGGATGGAAAAGCATGTTCATG GTGTTCACCACTGCAGCATCTGACAACCACAAAAACATTGTGTTACTCGCTTTTGAGATCATTGAGAAGATTGTTCGTGACTACTTCCCGTATATAACTGAAACAGAAACAACCACATTTACAGACTGCGTGAATTGTTTAATCGCTTTCACTAATAGTAGATTTGATAAAGATATTAGCCTCAATGCAATTTCATTTCTACGCTTCTGTGCGGCAAAACTCGCGGAAGGAGATCTTGGTTCCTCTAGGAGTAAGGACAAGGAGGGTTTAGGAAAAATCACTGCAGCATCTCCTGGGAAAGACGGAAAACAACATAGTGCAGAGTTCCCTGATCACGTATATTTTTGGTTTCCCTTGTTGGCTG GGTTGTCGGAACTTAGCTTTGACACGAGACCTGAGGTCCGGAAAAGCGCTCTGCAAGTGCTGTTTGATACTTTGCGCAACCATGGGCATCATTTCACGTTGCCTTTGTGGGAAAGAGTTTTTGATTCAGTTCTTTTTCCCATTTTTGATTATGTACGGCACGCTATTGATCCTTCTGGTGGACCCTTACCAGGGGATGGACTTGAAATTGATACAAGTGAGCTAGATCAAGATGCATGGCTTTATGAGACATGCACACTGTCCCTGCAACTAGTTATCGATCTCTTCGTCAAATTTTATGGTACCGTTAATCCGTTGTTAAGTAAAGTGCTGCAGCTATTAATAAGTTTTGTCAAGCGTCCACATCAGAGCCTTGCCGGCATTGGAATTGCTGCGTTTGTTCGTCTAATGAGCAATTCAGGAGATCTATTTTCTGAAGATAAGTGGTTAGATGTGGTTTCATCTTTAAAAGAAGCGGCAAATGCCACGCTTCCTGATTTCTCTTATGTCCTCCTTGATGGGGACAATGTGGCTAGAATCAGCAAGGATTCTTCAACCACTTTAGCGAACGGTGAAACAGCTGATTCTACTGCAGCTGATGATGATCTAGAGAATATGAGATCTCGCAGGATTTATCAATCAGTTAATGATGCCAAGTGTCGTGCTGCTGTTCAGCTTCTGTTGATTCAG GCCATGATGGAGATCTACAACATGTATAGGACTCAACTTTCAGCACAGAATACAGTTATTCTGTATGAAGCTTTACACTCCATCGCATCTCATGCTCACAAGATAAACATCGACAGTGATCTTCGATCAAAATTACAAGAACTGGGTCCCATGACTCTAATGCAGGATCCTCCTTTACTACGTCTAGAAAATGAGTCCTACCAAATATGTCTCACATTGTTACAAAACGTTGCAAGAGATAGGCCAGACAGTGAAGAGGACATTGAAGTTGAGACCTACCTTATTGATCTCTGTAGAGAAGTATTGCAAGTTTACCTTGACACAGCACAGCCACATCAGCAATCTGGGCTGTCCACTTCAGATAATAAAAAACCCCGCTGGTCAATCCCACTTGGTTCAGCAAAAAGAAGAGAGTTAGCGGCAAGGGCACCTCTTGTTGTTGCTACTCTCCAAGCTATATGTGGATTTAGAGAAGACTTGTTCAAGAAGAATTTGACTAATTTCTTCCCACTATTTTCAAGCTTGATAAGTTGTGAACATGGGTCAGGTGAAGTTCAAGCGGCGCTGGGTGACATGCTCAGTTCTTCAGTGGGTCCAGTTTTGCTTCAGTCCTGTTGA